From Micromonospora echinospora, one genomic window encodes:
- a CDS encoding transglycosylase domain-containing protein, translating to MNSYGDPSSPHGRARIPGPNGDPGPGADDAYRRPGTEDRGTGWSSGHDGATPTGRATPTPRAAGRSGRASVPGSASVSGSASVARGGASVPRPGMAPPISPPPSGSASVGRAGSGRASVPVPPATGGAPAGRASVGNGSSGRASVGSARPVSPASAGRASVGGLSGRASVGAAAVGGAAAGGMAGRATVARASVSPPGGPGSDPGGPGGPTGPGRRSRNRNQDPDARRQAKRRKRVNILIASFAVLVMLAGGGVVGFTYYSTKVPVPDQLPMPLATTIYDYDMKIVVARLGNENRQFVTIKDIPEHVQYAVAAAEDRNFYEHSGVDYKGIARAAWNNFTGGSKQGASTITQQYARNAYESLKDDTYARKVKEAILASKLNEKYDKPTIMQHYLNTIYFGRNAYGIEAAAQAYFKKPVSKLTPAEGAVLASVIKQPEPSATHKGYDPAINPQAAQERWTYVIDGMVEKGWLDPAQKPAAYPTIPKVPPVDFSVKTPKGNVVNYVRQELAQWGLCTDTEEQVSEKPTCAALLRSEGYRIRTTIDGKKQNALEAVIRQGAKGSVLADQPENLMGAAVSIEPKSGRVLAYYGGDDGTGFDYAGKNTIGGQLTGGHPPGSSFKVYTLAAALDAGISVKSHWDAKPFKPEGFANEVQNAGRDVSANGRCNRWCTLQESTVESYNVPFYHVSTEIGPDKIVDIARRAGITTMWTTSDNPPKPIDLTKEKPEEVAPDPFYHVVGYGQYPVTVLDHANGLATLANEGKYNKAHFVVSVEKQNEETGKWETVPGTGEKLNKGGGQQLIKREVAREVSAVLKEIPGKNNRGLDDGRPAAGKTGTWEYDKKDNAHAWMVGYTPDLATAVWVGSKDSKKPQIRDKTGKDVGGSSLPGAIWERYMNAALKGADKRSIPDVTGIGDQSKGNGVEPPPPPPPTTPQPGQNPPCTDPLNPLCGIPGGPGGPGGPGGPGGPGGPGGPTNPGTPPGPGGGGGGDLVSPPPRYSDDD from the coding sequence ATGAACTCGTACGGCGATCCCAGTTCCCCGCATGGGCGGGCCCGGATTCCGGGACCGAACGGTGACCCCGGGCCGGGGGCGGACGACGCGTACCGCCGCCCCGGCACGGAGGACCGGGGAACCGGATGGTCTTCCGGGCACGACGGCGCGACACCCACCGGCCGGGCCACCCCGACACCGCGGGCGGCCGGGCGGAGTGGACGCGCCTCGGTGCCCGGCTCGGCGTCGGTGTCCGGCTCCGCCTCGGTGGCGCGCGGTGGTGCATCCGTGCCGCGTCCCGGCATGGCCCCGCCGATCAGCCCGCCCCCGTCCGGCTCGGCCTCGGTCGGCCGGGCCGGCTCCGGCCGGGCGTCGGTGCCGGTTCCCCCGGCGACCGGGGGCGCCCCGGCGGGTCGGGCCTCGGTGGGGAACGGCTCCAGCGGCCGGGCCTCGGTCGGCTCGGCACGTCCGGTCAGCCCCGCCTCGGCGGGCCGCGCGTCGGTGGGTGGCCTCAGCGGTCGCGCCTCGGTCGGCGCCGCCGCCGTGGGGGGCGCGGCGGCCGGCGGGATGGCGGGCCGGGCGACCGTGGCCCGGGCCAGCGTCTCCCCGCCCGGCGGCCCCGGCTCCGACCCCGGCGGCCCGGGCGGTCCGACCGGCCCCGGACGCCGCAGCCGCAACCGCAACCAGGACCCGGACGCCCGGCGGCAGGCGAAGCGGCGCAAGCGGGTGAACATCCTGATCGCCAGCTTCGCGGTCCTGGTCATGCTCGCCGGTGGCGGCGTGGTCGGTTTCACCTACTACTCGACCAAGGTCCCGGTGCCGGACCAGCTGCCGATGCCGCTGGCCACCACCATCTACGACTACGACATGAAGATCGTGGTGGCGCGGCTCGGCAACGAGAACCGCCAGTTCGTCACCATCAAGGACATCCCGGAGCACGTCCAGTACGCGGTCGCCGCCGCCGAGGACCGCAACTTCTACGAGCACTCCGGCGTCGACTACAAGGGCATCGCCCGGGCCGCCTGGAACAACTTCACCGGCGGCAGTAAGCAGGGCGCCTCGACCATCACCCAGCAGTACGCCCGTAACGCCTACGAGAGCCTGAAGGACGACACGTACGCCCGGAAGGTCAAGGAGGCGATCCTTGCCTCCAAGCTCAACGAGAAGTACGACAAGCCGACGATCATGCAGCACTACCTGAACACGATCTACTTCGGCCGGAACGCGTACGGCATCGAGGCGGCGGCGCAGGCGTACTTCAAGAAGCCGGTCAGCAAACTGACCCCGGCGGAGGGGGCGGTGCTCGCCTCGGTGATCAAGCAGCCGGAGCCGAGCGCCACCCACAAGGGCTACGACCCGGCGATCAACCCGCAGGCCGCCCAGGAGCGGTGGACCTACGTCATCGACGGCATGGTGGAGAAGGGTTGGCTGGACCCGGCCCAGAAACCGGCCGCCTACCCGACGATCCCCAAGGTCCCGCCGGTCGACTTCAGCGTCAAGACGCCCAAGGGCAACGTGGTCAACTACGTCCGCCAGGAGTTGGCGCAGTGGGGGCTCTGCACCGACACCGAGGAACAGGTCAGTGAGAAGCCCACCTGCGCCGCCCTGCTCCGCTCGGAGGGTTACCGGATCAGGACCACCATCGACGGGAAGAAGCAGAACGCGCTGGAGGCGGTCATCCGGCAGGGCGCCAAGGGCTCGGTGCTCGCCGACCAGCCCGAGAACCTGATGGGCGCCGCAGTCTCGATCGAACCGAAATCCGGCCGGGTGCTCGCCTACTACGGCGGTGACGACGGCACCGGGTTCGACTACGCCGGCAAGAACACGATCGGTGGGCAGTTGACCGGCGGGCACCCCCCGGGCTCGTCGTTCAAGGTCTACACCCTGGCCGCCGCGCTGGACGCCGGCATCTCGGTCAAGTCGCACTGGGACGCCAAGCCGTTCAAGCCGGAGGGCTTCGCCAACGAGGTGCAGAACGCGGGCCGGGACGTCAGCGCCAACGGACGCTGCAACCGGTGGTGCACGCTCCAGGAGTCGACCGTCGAGTCGTACAACGTGCCCTTCTACCACGTCAGCACCGAGATCGGCCCAGACAAGATCGTCGACATCGCGCGCCGGGCCGGCATCACCACGATGTGGACCACCTCCGACAACCCGCCGAAGCCGATCGACCTGACCAAGGAGAAGCCGGAGGAGGTCGCTCCGGACCCCTTCTACCACGTGGTCGGCTACGGCCAGTACCCGGTGACCGTGCTCGATCACGCCAACGGTCTGGCCACGCTCGCCAACGAGGGCAAGTACAACAAGGCCCACTTCGTGGTCTCGGTCGAGAAGCAGAACGAGGAGACCGGCAAGTGGGAGACGGTCCCCGGCACCGGTGAGAAGCTGAACAAGGGTGGCGGCCAGCAGCTCATCAAGCGCGAGGTCGCCCGCGAGGTCAGCGCGGTGCTCAAGGAGATCCCGGGCAAGAACAACCGGGGGCTCGACGACGGTCGCCCGGCGGCCGGCAAGACCGGTACCTGGGAGTACGACAAGAAGGACAACGCGCACGCCTGGATGGTCGGCTACACGCCGGACCTCGCCACCGCCGTCTGGGTCGGCAGCAAGGACTCCAAGAAGCCGCAGATCCGCGACAAGACCGGCAAGGACGTCGGCGGAAGCAGCCTCCCCGGCGCGATCTGGGAGCGGTACATGAACGCCGCGCTCAAGGGCGCGGACAAGAGGTCCATCCCGGACGTCACCGGCATCGGCGACCAGAGCAAGGGCAACGGCGTCGAGCCGCCGCCCCCGCCGCCGCCGACCACCCCGCAGCCCGGCCAGAACCCGCCCTGCACCGACCCGCTGAACCCTCTCTGCGGCATTCCGGGCGGGCCGGGTGGACCGGGTGGACCGGGTGGACCAGGTGGGCCGGGCGGGCCGGGCGGGCCGACCAACCCGGGCACCCCACCGGGTCCGGGCGGTGGTGGCGGCGGTGACCTGGTGTCGCCACCACCCCGGTACAGCGACGACGACTGA
- a CDS encoding glycosyltransferase family 87 protein, whose translation MSTQPTAGIDDAERSDHPSRSDGFVRGASQLIGGPLGDHAAALDRPAGSERRFWTAVRIVLALTCLTLALHWVQKSPCQDGAWQNNIQYTRFCYTDVLALYYAEGLNEGKVPYRDHPVEYPVLTGYFMGVLGLPVHALGVDDPGINQGMWFYNLNVLVLGALAVVTVAVILALRRRRPWDAALFALAPALLLTATVNWDLLAIGLGALGLLAWARSRPALAGVLLGLAGAAKMWPLFVLGPILVLALRAGKVRAALTAFGTAALTVVAVNLPAAVPYRENWDRFFELNSTRPIDWGTLWYIGRYLDGKINPGSPTEQGPFEWLNANIPTLNYLSYALFGLACLGVAALALLAPRRPRLAQLAFLVVAAFLIFSKVWSQQFVLWLLPLAVLARPRWGAFLAWQIAEVGYFAAFYGELLGSATSRPVIPEGVFVLASTLRLATVVLLCVLIVRDVLHPERDPVRATYPDDPDGGMLDGAPDAPWYTRWRQRSAAPEPEPVGATAT comes from the coding sequence ATGAGCACGCAGCCGACCGCTGGCATCGACGACGCTGAACGCAGCGACCATCCGTCCCGGTCCGACGGGTTCGTCCGGGGCGCATCCCAGCTCATCGGCGGCCCTCTCGGTGACCACGCCGCCGCCCTGGACCGGCCCGCCGGGTCGGAGCGACGCTTCTGGACAGCGGTACGCATCGTGCTCGCCCTGACCTGCCTCACCCTGGCCCTGCACTGGGTGCAGAAGTCGCCCTGCCAGGACGGGGCCTGGCAGAACAACATCCAGTACACCCGGTTCTGCTACACCGACGTGCTCGCCCTCTACTACGCCGAAGGGCTCAACGAGGGCAAGGTCCCCTACCGGGACCACCCGGTCGAGTACCCGGTGCTGACCGGATACTTCATGGGGGTGCTCGGCCTGCCGGTGCACGCCCTCGGGGTGGACGATCCCGGCATCAACCAGGGCATGTGGTTCTACAACCTGAACGTGCTGGTGCTCGGCGCGCTGGCGGTCGTCACGGTTGCCGTCATCCTCGCCCTGCGCCGCCGACGACCCTGGGACGCCGCGCTCTTCGCCCTCGCCCCGGCACTGCTGCTCACCGCCACCGTCAACTGGGACCTGCTCGCCATCGGCCTCGGTGCGCTGGGCCTGCTGGCCTGGGCCCGGAGCCGGCCGGCGCTGGCCGGGGTCCTGCTCGGCCTGGCCGGCGCGGCCAAGATGTGGCCGCTGTTCGTCCTCGGCCCGATCCTGGTGCTCGCCCTACGCGCCGGCAAGGTGCGCGCCGCGCTCACCGCCTTCGGTACGGCGGCACTCACCGTGGTCGCGGTGAACCTGCCGGCGGCCGTGCCGTACCGGGAGAACTGGGACCGCTTCTTCGAGCTGAACAGCACCCGACCGATCGACTGGGGCACGCTCTGGTACATCGGCCGGTACCTCGACGGGAAGATCAACCCGGGCAGCCCGACGGAACAGGGACCGTTCGAGTGGTTGAACGCCAACATCCCGACGCTCAACTACCTCTCGTACGCCCTCTTCGGGCTGGCCTGCCTCGGGGTGGCCGCGCTGGCGTTGCTGGCCCCGCGCCGTCCCCGCCTGGCCCAGCTCGCCTTCCTGGTGGTCGCCGCCTTCCTGATCTTCAGCAAGGTCTGGTCCCAGCAGTTCGTGCTCTGGCTGCTGCCCCTGGCGGTGCTGGCCCGACCGCGCTGGGGGGCGTTCCTCGCCTGGCAGATCGCCGAGGTCGGCTACTTCGCCGCGTTCTACGGCGAGCTGCTCGGCTCGGCGACCAGCCGGCCGGTCATCCCGGAGGGCGTGTTCGTGCTGGCCTCGACGCTCCGACTGGCCACGGTGGTGCTGCTCTGCGTGCTGATCGTGCGGGACGTCCTGCACCCCGAACGCGACCCGGTCCGGGCCACCTACCCCGACGACCCGGACGGCGGGATGCTCGACGGAGCACCGGACGCCCCCTGGTACACCCGCTGGCGGCAGCGGTCGGCGGCACCGGAGCCGGAACCGGTCGGCGCGACCGCGACCTGA